A stretch of the Gossypium hirsutum isolate 1008001.06 chromosome D07, Gossypium_hirsutum_v2.1, whole genome shotgun sequence genome encodes the following:
- the LOC121219213 gene encoding uncharacterized protein: protein MRNRNGSPPSSLDSVQTEKNSDSADGSRFRWWARWSRWECQTRGRRGGQGRGVRVATGQRRACVRGADEAERRALGMLRLGFSAANICFFFIWARVSAIGLGSGLNFGFVIL, encoded by the exons ATGAGAAATCGAAATGGAAGCCCCCCATCTTCGTTGGATTCGGTTCAAACGGAGAAGAACTCCGACAGTGCCGACGGTTCAAGATTTAG GTGGTGGGCACGGTGGAGCAggtgggagtgtcagacgcgtgggcgTCGTGGTGGCCAAGGCCGAGGCGTGCGAGTGGCGACCGGTCAGAGGCGTGCATGCGTGAGGGGGGCAGACGAGGCTGAGCGGCGCGCCCTAGGCATGCTACGCCTAGGGTTTTCTGCTGcaaacatttgttttttttttatttgggctagggtttctgctaTTGGGCTAGGTAGTGGGTTGAATTTTGGGTTTGttattttgtaa
- the LOC107932268 gene encoding probable RNA-dependent RNA polymerase 5 translates to MKTLFLLPQAVEALISRICNEQERPRLGYLTRQALAEVGEEASLRILEKIQRTEIRTTFDRFVMYMIRNDSNGNGSPQKRANSAQLNRTCRLMMNSQGGDNVNVTTASVTPIQSSSVNANREGFSPQSVATPLLSSLTNVGREEVFSPQLAALGELEFRKAFLILSYIGQNKLEQVITADHIRSLKNLGMDEFEQEIWDSLGQCYARADRVKLLEGEGKTNEYHCHVQENGTYRFKGPYFERTRSHLQRVLGDDNVLSVKFETEGKSPLDGGCVGFKKVAKEGILVGLRRYRFFVFKGRGKEAKKKDRSTSPVKCYFVRFESNAAIDDGKEYVLSGKTVQEARSVFMHVHTLPSMAKYMDRFSLILSKTMKLEVDFSNLKFNVIKDIPCTDKDKKPVYKDGKLCIHSDGTGYISEDLALKCPKDVFKGRIMNGANVEIGPIGALMGESPDTMQADSYRRVPPLLIQIRFFYEGYAVKGTLLVNKKLLPRTIQVPHSMVKVEPDLNLANICTRNSLEVVTTSNQPKRASLSKYLVMLLSYGGVPDNFFMDILKNALEESQGAFSNKRTALRVALNRGGLDELLAAKMILSGIPLDESYLQYRMSIMLNEDRKGLLSGKLPITDSYHLMGTVDPSGVLESDEVSIILDNGQISGKVLVYRHPGIHFGDVHILTARYVKELDEYVGHAKYAIFFPSNGPRSLADEMAGGDFDGDMFFVSKNPQLLDYFKVSEPWTENCTTPEGPSRRPSEFSDEELESELFESFLKTRFQPSYAMSVAAENWSAIMDRFLTVEDSNSSEKTLMKENLKKLIDLYYEALDASKTGKKVKVPEELRVALFPHYMERENSFKSTSILGKIYDHVKAYQEEMSRKEVRKLPFFNVEVSEECRSKWTALYEQYRKDMTNVLSSGNKEKNDAAADALYDKYKKELYGGAELVVRQRPMNQISEEAFAIYNICYDYAIKINDVGKCGFAWKVAGSALLNLHVLGLDEKTLSCAPSVLKELFS, encoded by the exons ATGAAGACGTTGTTTTTATTACCTCAAGCGGTTGAAGCATTGATATCCAGAATTTGCAACGAGCAGGAACGGCCGCGACTTGGTTACTTAACGAGGCAGGCATTGGCTGAGGTAGGTGAAGAAGCATCCCTAAGGATTCTAGAGAAAATCCAACGGACGGAGATTCGTACTACGTTTGATCGATTCGTGATGTATATGATAAGAAACGATTCAAACGGCAATGGCTCTCCTCAAAAACGAGCTAATTCTGCTCAACTAAATAGAACTTGCCGGCTTATGATGAACTCTCAAG GGGGAGATAATGTTAATGTTACTACAGCTTCAGTTACCCCTATTCAGAGTTCTTCAGTAAATGCTAATAGAGAAGGGTTTAGTCCACAGTCGGTAGCTACTCCTCTTCTGAGTTCTTTAACAAATGTTGGTAGAGAAGAAGTGTTTAGTCCACAGTTGGCAGCTTTAGGGGAGCTTGAATTTCGTAAAGCTTTTCTTATTTTAAGTTACATTGGACA GAATAAGTTGGAACAAGTAATCACTGCTGATCACATTCGAAGTTTAAAGAATTTGGGGATGGATGAGTTTGAACAAGAGATCTGGGATTCCCTGGGTCAATGTTATGCTCGAGCTGACCGGGTTAAG CTGCTTGAGGGGGAAGGAAAAACGAATGAGTATCATTGTCATGTGCAAGAAAACGGGACATATAGGTTCAAG GGCCCTTATTTTGAAAGGACTAGAAGTCATTTGCAAAGGGTTTTAGGAGATGATAACGTTCTTTCTGTTAAGTTTGAAACAGAAGGTAAAAGTCCACTTGACGGTGGTTGTGTGGGGTTCAAAAAAGTTGCAAAAGAAGGAATTCTTGTTGGTTTGCGCCGATACCGATTTTTTG TATTCAAGGGCAGAGGTAAAGAAGCAAAAAAGAAAGACCGGAGTACCTCACCTGTCAAATGCTATTTTGTTAGATTCGAGTCTAATGCAGCCATTGATGATGGTAAAGAATATGTTTTATCCGGGAAAACAGTTCAAGAAGCCAGAAGTGTGTTTATGCATGTACATACCCTACCAAGTATGGCCAAGTACATGGACAG ATTTTCACTAATCTTATCTAAGACCATGAAGTTGGAAGTTGACTTCTCCAACTTAAAATTTAACGTGATAAAAGATATACCTTGCACG GATAAAGATAAAAAGCCCGTTTATAAAGATGGAAAACTTTGTATCCACTCTGATGGGACTGGTTATATTTCAGAGGATTTGGCTTTGAAATGCCCAAAAGATGTCTTCAAAGGAAGAATTATGAATGGTGCCAATGTTGAGATTGGACCAATTGGTGCATTGATG GGCGAGTCTCCAGACACAATGCAGGCAGATTCTTACCGTAGGGTACCG CCTTTGCTGATCCAGATCCGCTTCTTTTACGAAGGTTATGCTGTTAAGGGAACTTTGCTCGTCAATAAAAAG CTTCTACCCAGAACCATTCAAGTACCGCATTCCATGGTTAAAGTTGAGCCAGATTTGAATCTAGCAAATATCTGCACTAGGAATTCCTTGGAAGTAGTTACTACAAG TAACCAACCAAAGAGAGCTAGTCTTTCCAAGTATTTGGTTATGCTCCTTAGCTATGGAGGTGTCCCAGACAATTTTTTTATGGACATACTGAAGAATGCTTTAGAAGAGTCACAGGGTGCTTTCTCCAACAAGCGAACAGCTCTCAGAG TTGCTCTTAACCGTGGTGGCTTGGATGAGCTTTTGGCTGCAAAAATGATTTTATCAGGCATTCCTCTTGATGAATCATATTTACAATATCGGATGTCTATAATGTTGAATGAGGATAGGAAGGGTCTCCTCAGTGGAAAGCTCCCTATAACCGACTCTTATCATCTAATGGGTACTGTAGATCCATCTGGAGTCTTGGAAAGTGATGAAGTCAGCATCATCTT GGATAATGGGCAGATTTCCGGAAAAGTGCTTGTGTACCGCCATCCTGGTATACATTTTGGAGATGTACATATCCTCACTGCTAGATATGTTAAAGAATTGGATGAATATGTAGGTCATGCCAAGTATGCCATATTCTTTCCTTCCAATGGCCCACGCTCTTTGGCTGATGAGATGGCTGGAGGTGATTTTGATGGTGATATGTTCTTCGTATCAAAAAATCCACAG TTATTGGATTACTTCAAAGTCAGTGAGCCCTGGACAGAAAATTGTACTACTCCTGAAGGTCCCAGTCGGCGGCCCAGTGAATTTTCAGATGAGGAGTTGGAGAGTGAGCTCtttgaatcattcttgaaaactaGGTTCCAGCCAAG TTATGCTATGAGTGTGGCAGCAGAAAATTGGTCTGCTATAATGGACCGCTTTCTTACTGTTGAAGATAGTAACTCATCTGAGAAAACTCTTATGAAAGAAAACCTGAAAAAACTGATTGATTTATACTATGAAGCTTTGGATGCATCAAAGACGGGAAAGAAG GTCAAAGTTCCCGAAGAGTTGAGAGTAGCTCTATTTCCTCATTATATGGAACGGGAAAATTCATTTAAGTCGACTTCCATACTGGGGAAGATTTATGATCATGTCAAAGCATATCAAGAAGAAATGTCAAGGAAAG AAGTTCGAAAGCTCCCTTTTTTCAACGTTGAGGTCTCTGAAGAATGCCGTTCTAAATGGACAGCACTTTACGAGCAATACAGGAAAGACATGACTAATGTCCTGAGCAGCggtaacaaagaaaaaaatgatgcAGCTGCTGATGCACTTTATGACAAGTACAAAAAG GAATTGTATGGAGGTGCAGAGTTGGTAGTGAGACAAAGACCAATGAACCAAATCAGTGAGGAAGCTTTTGCCATTTACAACATTTGCTATGACTATGCCATCAAAATAAACGATGTTGGCAAATGTGGGTTCGCTTGGAAAGTTGCTGGCTCAGCCCTTTTGAATCTGCATGTCTTGGGGCTGGATGAAAAGACACTCTCATGTGCTCCATCAGTGTTGAAAGAACTTTTCTCGTGA